A stretch of Haemophilus influenzae DNA encodes these proteins:
- the lgt gene encoding prolipoprotein diacylglyceryl transferase, whose product MNSNYLLLPHFDPSIFTLGDSNIGLRWYGLMYLLGFVFARWLAVRRANRPNSGWTVDQVDTLLFNGFMGVFIGGRVGDVFFYNLDHFLQEPLYLFRVWEGGMSFHGGLIGVIVAMIWTSYSQKRNFWQTADFVAPLIPFGLGLGRIGNFINLELWGRETNVPWAMIFPNDPLLLPRHPSQLYEAFLEGLVLFAILNIFIKKPRPMASVAGLFLIGYGVFRFIVEYVREPEVENFFGIITRGQALCLPMIIGGAFIMAWAYSRKSAVIK is encoded by the coding sequence ATGAATTCAAATTATTTACTTCTTCCCCACTTTGATCCGAGTATTTTTACGCTTGGCGATAGTAATATCGGCTTACGTTGGTATGGTTTGATGTACCTTTTAGGTTTTGTTTTTGCACGTTGGCTTGCGGTTCGCCGTGCTAATCGCCCAAATAGCGGTTGGACAGTAGATCAAGTTGATACCTTACTTTTCAATGGTTTTATGGGGGTGTTTATTGGCGGACGTGTTGGCGATGTATTTTTCTATAATCTCGATCATTTCTTACAAGAACCACTTTATTTATTCCGCGTTTGGGAAGGTGGAATGTCGTTCCACGGTGGCTTAATTGGTGTAATTGTTGCTATGATTTGGACATCCTATTCACAAAAACGTAATTTTTGGCAAACGGCTGATTTTGTTGCGCCTTTGATTCCGTTTGGTTTAGGTTTAGGCAGAATTGGTAATTTCATTAATCTTGAACTATGGGGACGCGAAACGAATGTGCCTTGGGCAATGATTTTCCCGAATGATCCTCTTTTACTGCCTCGTCATCCATCACAACTTTATGAAGCCTTTTTAGAAGGCCTGGTGTTGTTTGCGATTCTGAATATTTTTATTAAAAAGCCACGTCCAATGGCTTCTGTTGCAGGTTTATTCTTAATTGGTTATGGTGTCTTCCGTTTTATTGTGGAATATGTGCGTGAACCTGAAGTTGAAAATTTCTTTGGGATTATTACACGAGGGCAAGCCCTTTGCTTACCAATGATTATTGGTGGTGCTTTCATTATGGCTTGGGCTTATTCACGCAAAAGTGCGGTCATAAAATAG
- a CDS encoding sulfite exporter TauE/SafE family protein, whose product MFTFILLCLLVGALAGFLAGLFGIGGGLVIVPTLVYLLPIVDVPESLLMSTALGTSFATIVITGIGSAQRHHKLGNIVWQAVRILAPVIMFSVFICGLFIGRLDREISAKIFACLVVYLATKMVLSIKKDQVTTKPLTPLASVIGGILIGMASSAAGIGGGGFIVPFLTARGINIKQAIGSSAFCGMLLGISGMFSFIVSGWGNPLMPEYSLGYIYLPAVLGITATSFFTSKLGASATAKLPVSTLKKGFALFLIVVAINMFLK is encoded by the coding sequence ATGTTCACTTTTATTCTTCTTTGTTTACTTGTTGGTGCATTAGCGGGTTTTCTTGCAGGATTATTTGGTATCGGCGGTGGGTTAGTAATTGTGCCAACGTTAGTGTATTTACTGCCTATTGTAGATGTACCAGAGTCTTTGTTGATGTCTACCGCACTTGGAACATCATTTGCTACCATTGTGATTACTGGCATTGGATCGGCACAACGTCATCATAAATTAGGTAACATAGTCTGGCAGGCAGTTCGCATTTTAGCTCCGGTTATTATGTTTTCTGTTTTTATTTGTGGTTTATTCATTGGAAGACTTGATCGTGAAATTTCTGCCAAAATTTTTGCTTGCTTAGTGGTATATTTAGCCACAAAAATGGTACTTTCGATTAAAAAAGATCAAGTCACAACAAAACCACTTACCCCCCTTGCTTCCGTAATCGGCGGTATTTTGATTGGTATGGCATCTAGTGCTGCGGGAATTGGCGGTGGTGGATTTATTGTACCGTTTTTAACTGCTCGTGGCATTAATATCAAACAAGCTATCGGTTCTTCCGCATTTTGTGGGATGTTATTGGGTATATCAGGGATGTTTAGTTTTATAGTGAGTGGTTGGGGAAATCCATTAATGCCTGAATATTCGCTCGGTTATATTTATCTTCCCGCAGTGTTAGGTATTACTGCCACTTCATTTTTTACTTCCAAATTAGGCGCAAGTGCAACCGCTAAATTGCCTGTTTCAACCTTAAAAAAAGGTTTCGCCCTTTTCTTAATTGTGGTTGCGATCAATATGTTTCTGAAATAA
- a CDS encoding thymidylate synthase, whose protein sequence is MKQYLDLCRRIVSEGEWVANERTGKHCLTVINADLEYDVANNQFPLITTRKSYWKAAIAEFLGYIRGYDNAADFRALGTKTWDANANVNAAWLANPHRRGVDDMGRVYGVQGRAWRKPNGETIDQLRKIVNNLTKGIDDRGEILTFFNPGEFDLGCLRPCMHTHTFSLVGDTLHLTSYQRSCDVPLGLNFNQIQVFTFLALMAQITGKRAGKAYHKIVNAHIYEDQLELMRDVQLKRKPFPLPKLEINPDIKSLEDLETWVTMDDFKVVGYQSHEPIKYPFSV, encoded by the coding sequence ATGAAGCAATATCTTGATCTTTGTCGCCGCATTGTTAGTGAAGGGGAGTGGGTTGCTAATGAACGTACAGGTAAGCATTGCCTCACGGTCATTAATGCAGATTTAGAATATGATGTGGCGAATAATCAATTTCCGCTGATTACTACCCGTAAAAGTTATTGGAAAGCGGCCATTGCTGAATTTCTAGGTTATATTCGTGGATATGACAATGCCGCTGATTTCCGCGCACTTGGCACGAAAACTTGGGATGCTAATGCGAATGTAAATGCAGCTTGGCTTGCAAATCCGCATCGTAGAGGCGTTGATGATATGGGGCGCGTATATGGTGTGCAAGGCAGAGCATGGCGTAAGCCTAATGGAGAAACCATAGATCAGCTACGTAAAATTGTTAATAACTTAACGAAAGGTATTGATGATAGAGGAGAGATTTTAACTTTTTTTAACCCTGGGGAATTTGATCTTGGTTGTCTTCGTCCTTGTATGCACACGCATACTTTTTCTCTTGTGGGCGATACTTTACATCTTACTAGTTATCAACGTTCCTGTGATGTTCCGCTTGGATTGAATTTCAATCAAATTCAGGTGTTTACTTTCTTGGCTCTGATGGCTCAGATTACGGGTAAAAGAGCAGGTAAGGCATATCATAAAATTGTGAATGCGCACATTTATGAAGATCAGCTTGAGTTAATGCGTGATGTGCAACTTAAACGCAAGCCTTTCCCCTTGCCAAAATTAGAAATCAATCCAGATATAAAAAGCCTTGAAGATTTAGAAACTTGGGTCACGATGGATGATTTTAAAGTCGTTGGCTATCAATCTCATGAGCCAATTAAATATCCTTTTTCCGTCTAA